The window CCTGGACTACTGGGTAATTTCGACGCCAACCTCAGCCTCTTTCCCTTTCTAGTCTTGGCTATGCTATTGCTTCTGGATCGCTCTATCCTGAACGTACTGCAGCGCCACGGCCCCGAAGGTGCACTGGTGCGCATGATCGCAATTCTGTTCGTAATCGCCGGGGGGATGACCGTCTTTCACGGTGCCTTCCTGTCGGCGGTAGGGGCCTCTGCTTACGATACTAACCCATTGCGTAAGTCAATCGTGACAAGTATTGTCCCGATATTCCTTATCTTACTTATTTGTACGGCTGTGGTGATCGGAGAAAAGATGTCTCCCAGAGCCTTGCAACGTAGCATTGAGTTAGCTTTTGGCGCCTTCTTCGCTTACACTTTACTGCAAGTGGCCTCGAGCATTGTGGCCAACCCGTTTTATTCATCGCTCTGGCCGGTCTTCGAAGGCTCGCGCGATAATCTTGGCGTATCATATATCGAACGCTTTGGTCGGATCAACGGAACGACCATGGAACCCTCAGAATTTTCCAAACTCCTGTGTATTTTATTCCTGCCTTGGTTCGTCTATCCGGTCGAAGGAAGTATGCTTCTCAAGCGTGTATTGCTGGTCCTCGCGCTTGGTATGGCCTCGATGGCGCTCACAGGAATTTTCTTGGTGATTGTGGCGTTCTTCCTGATCACCTTATCCAACCGGGTGAAAGGTTGGAAGCGGCGTATGTTGATCGTTATTGGTCTTGTGGCCATGGTGTCGCTGATAGTGGCTGGAGATGTACTCTTTGCACAGATACTATCACGCCTCACTGCACTAAATGCAGACCCCTCAGCCATCATCCGCTTCTTTTACAAT of the Pseudophaeobacter arcticus DSM 23566 genome contains:
- a CDS encoding O-antigen ligase family protein, coding for MIKPGLLGNFDANLSLFPFLVLAMLLLLDRSILNVLQRHGPEGALVRMIAILFVIAGGMTVFHGAFLSAVGASAYDTNPLRKSIVTSIVPIFLILLICTAVVIGEKMSPRALQRSIELAFGAFFAYTLLQVASSIVANPFYSSLWPVFEGSRDNLGVSYIERFGRINGTTMEPSEFSKLLCILFLPWFVYPVEGSMLLKRVLLVLALGMASMALTGIFLVIVAFFLITLSNRVKGWKRRMLIVIGLVAMVSLIVAGDVLFAQILSRLTALNADPSAIIRFFYNYTAAQIVLENPIFGIGWSNEIYYFPQRVVEISFLWEVRNDLLTGNALTAKSLFLRLSMYLGIPLMIVLILTIMMSLRKTRGVLPDRDVARARMTFVLLGTSAIIDGGIITSFYMWCAPGLCLGVLMRQRRIRERIAQTQRRVQAVISPEPVK